The proteins below are encoded in one region of Reichenbachiella sp. 5M10:
- a CDS encoding chorismate mutase, producing the protein MENWIEGMNTPLIIGGPCSAESEEQVLETARQIKANTNIQVLRAGIWKPRTRPGAFEGIGVVGLKWLEKAKAETGLLTAVEVANAEHVELALKFNVDILWVGARTTVNPFSVQEVADALKGHDVPVLVKNPINPDLQLWIGALERINQAGITKLGGIHRGFSAKSGSQYRNDPTWEIPIELKRLVPNLPIICDPSHIAGNRALIEPVSQKAFDLQMDGVMIESHIDPDNALSDAKQQITPKTLGDILDRLIIRDANSEDVDFEIRLKNLREKIDKIDNELLEVLAQRMQVAEEIALHKKEHNITILQVGRYEEIMENRVKKGKDLLLQEQFVHDLYEMIHNNSIKRQTAIMNTDESKAEKA; encoded by the coding sequence ATGGAGAACTGGATTGAGGGGATGAACACCCCTTTGATCATCGGTGGGCCATGTAGCGCAGAAAGTGAAGAGCAAGTATTGGAAACAGCTCGTCAGATCAAAGCAAATACCAATATTCAAGTGTTGAGAGCAGGTATTTGGAAGCCAAGAACTAGACCGGGAGCCTTTGAAGGGATCGGTGTAGTAGGGCTCAAATGGTTGGAAAAAGCGAAAGCAGAGACAGGTTTGTTGACGGCCGTAGAAGTTGCCAACGCAGAGCACGTAGAGTTGGCGTTGAAATTCAACGTAGACATCCTTTGGGTAGGAGCCAGAACGACGGTGAACCCATTCTCAGTACAGGAAGTAGCAGATGCGTTGAAGGGACATGATGTGCCTGTATTGGTCAAGAACCCAATCAATCCAGATCTACAGTTGTGGATTGGAGCTTTGGAGCGTATCAACCAAGCTGGGATCACCAAATTAGGAGGTATCCATAGAGGGTTCTCTGCCAAAAGTGGGTCTCAATACAGAAACGATCCGACTTGGGAGATTCCGATCGAGTTGAAGAGATTGGTGCCAAACTTGCCAATCATCTGTGATCCTAGTCATATTGCGGGCAACAGAGCTTTGATTGAGCCTGTATCACAGAAGGCATTTGACCTTCAGATGGATGGTGTGATGATCGAGTCACATATTGATCCTGACAATGCACTTAGCGACGCTAAGCAGCAGATCACACCCAAGACCTTGGGAGATATCTTGGATAGATTGATCATCAGAGATGCCAATTCGGAAGATGTAGATTTCGAAATTAGATTGAAAAACCTCAGAGAGAAAATCGATAAGATTGACAATGAGTTGCTTGAAGTATTGGCTCAAAGAATGCAGGTAGCTGAAGAGATTGCTTTGCACAAGAAAGAGCACAATATCACTATCCTACAAGTAGGTAGATACGAAGAGATCATGGAAAATCGTGTCAAAAAAGGCAAGGACTTGTTGCTGCAGGAGCAGTTTGTACATGATCTATATGAGATGATACACAACAATTCTATCAAACGTCAGACCGCCATCATGAATACCGATGAGTCCAAAGCGGAGAAGGCTTAA
- a CDS encoding pyridoxal phosphate-dependent aminotransferase codes for MIKVADRIADVKEYYFSKKLDEIRGMIASGKDVINLGIGSPDLPPAPEVAEALIASASNTSNHAYQSYRSIPELREAIASFYDAHYGVRLDPVSEILPLLGSKEGVMYISMAFLNAGDTVLIPNPGYPAYKTAAEMMGAKVVYYDLKEENNWVPKFSSIDREAVKAAKLMWVNYPNMPTGKKANKAILSGLVDFANDNDILVVNDNPYSFILNDNPLSLLSVEGSKENCLELNSMSKAFNMAGWRVGMVSGRSEYIDAILRVKSNVDSGMFRPVQDAAVKALSLPKEWFASINEEYAKRRSLAEKLLDVLGCAHDEEQSGMFLWAKIPRGRQSEEFIEEILQEKHVFITPGTIFGSNGEGYIRISLCSTQEVLKTVLQRLESIKA; via the coding sequence ATGATAAAGGTAGCAGATAGAATAGCAGATGTAAAAGAGTACTATTTCTCCAAGAAGTTGGACGAAATCAGAGGGATGATTGCCTCTGGCAAAGATGTCATCAATTTAGGGATTGGTAGCCCTGATTTGCCACCGGCTCCAGAAGTCGCAGAGGCGTTGATTGCGAGTGCAAGCAATACGTCCAATCATGCCTATCAATCGTATCGTTCGATACCCGAATTGAGAGAGGCGATAGCCTCATTTTATGATGCACACTATGGCGTTCGGCTAGACCCAGTTTCGGAGATTTTGCCTTTGCTAGGCTCCAAAGAAGGGGTGATGTACATTTCTATGGCATTTTTGAACGCTGGAGATACCGTCTTGATTCCCAATCCAGGGTACCCTGCCTACAAGACCGCAGCAGAGATGATGGGAGCCAAAGTGGTGTACTACGATTTGAAAGAAGAAAACAATTGGGTACCTAAGTTTAGCTCTATTGATCGTGAAGCCGTCAAAGCGGCCAAATTGATGTGGGTCAATTATCCCAATATGCCTACAGGCAAGAAAGCCAACAAGGCGATTTTGAGTGGGCTGGTAGATTTTGCCAACGACAATGATATATTGGTGGTTAACGACAACCCTTATAGTTTTATCTTGAATGATAATCCGCTCAGTTTGTTGTCTGTAGAGGGGAGCAAGGAGAATTGCTTGGAACTCAACTCGATGAGCAAGGCTTTCAATATGGCTGGCTGGAGAGTAGGTATGGTGAGTGGACGGTCAGAATACATCGATGCGATTCTGCGTGTGAAGTCCAACGTGGACTCGGGGATGTTTAGACCTGTCCAAGATGCGGCAGTCAAGGCATTGAGCTTGCCCAAGGAGTGGTTTGCAAGCATCAACGAAGAGTATGCCAAGAGAAGGTCCTTGGCGGAAAAGCTACTGGATGTACTTGGGTGTGCTCATGACGAAGAACAATCGGGTATGTTTTTGTGGGCGAAAATCCCAAGAGGCAGGCAAAGCGAGGAGTTTATAGAGGAAATTTTGCAAGAAAAGCACGTATTTATTACTCCGGGGACTATTTTTGGTTCCAATGGAGAGGGGTATATCCGGATTTCTTTGTGCTCCACACAAGAAGTCCTCAAAACAGTCTTGCAAAGACTAGAATCAATAAAGGCATGA
- a CDS encoding prephenate dehydrogenase, translated as MIVSIIGLGLIGGSVGKRLKEVGFADQILGVDLSDDHCKKAVELGLVDETVIFQQAVSVSDLIILAIPVDGMTKLLPALLDQIGEGTTVMDLGSTKEQICAVVQGHNNRKSFVAAHPIAGTENSGPEAAFSTLFEGKTGIICDAEESQGSSYVLAKSCLENLGMHIIEMESKSHDLHIAYVSHISHISSFILGQTVLEIEKNEANIFNLAGSGFASTVRLAKSSPQMWAPIFKQNKKHISDALGAYIDNLAAFKALLDQGEEDAMIACMDNANEIRRVLKGIDSKKVQSIKEEVV; from the coding sequence ATGATTGTATCAATTATAGGTTTAGGATTGATTGGAGGATCGGTAGGCAAGCGACTCAAGGAAGTAGGTTTTGCAGACCAAATTTTGGGCGTAGACCTAAGTGATGATCACTGTAAAAAAGCGGTTGAACTGGGGCTGGTCGATGAGACGGTGATTTTTCAACAAGCCGTAAGTGTATCAGATTTGATCATCTTGGCTATCCCCGTGGACGGTATGACCAAGCTGTTGCCTGCCTTGCTGGATCAGATCGGAGAAGGGACTACGGTGATGGATTTGGGGTCGACCAAAGAGCAAATCTGTGCAGTAGTACAAGGGCATAACAATCGTAAGAGTTTTGTCGCAGCTCACCCTATTGCAGGTACTGAGAATTCTGGGCCAGAGGCAGCATTTTCGACACTGTTTGAAGGCAAAACTGGGATTATCTGTGATGCAGAGGAATCACAGGGTTCTTCGTATGTGTTGGCAAAGTCGTGCTTGGAGAACTTGGGAATGCACATCATTGAGATGGAGAGCAAATCCCATGATTTGCATATTGCGTATGTATCTCATATCTCGCACATTAGTTCTTTTATACTCGGTCAGACGGTCTTGGAGATTGAAAAGAACGAGGCGAATATTTTCAACTTGGCAGGTAGTGGTTTTGCTTCCACGGTTAGACTAGCGAAGAGTTCACCTCAGATGTGGGCGCCGATTTTTAAGCAAAATAAGAAGCATATTAGTGACGCGCTGGGCGCGTATATAGATAATCTAGCGGCGTTCAAGGCACTGCTGGATCAGGGAGAAGAGGATGCCATGATTGCATGCATGGATAACGCCAACGAAATCCGTAGGGTTTTGAAAGGTATCGATAGTAAGAAAGTACAAAGTATTAAAGAAGAAGTAGTATAA
- a CDS encoding glycosyltransferase family 2 protein: protein MGDQAIGSLRMLESRNIYLERYAYAKQYLSIDWSEQSPTLIVVLPSHNEPDLISSLESIEACLLPQGAVSIVVVINASQNASDALKAFHVETYRHCQEWAVGKRYDYHFILENELPAKHAGVGLARKIGMDEAVRAFDQIGRDGVILCYDADSSCEPNLLQAVEQLFDSDPTIPGCSIHYEHPMSGDLPGGHYTGIIGYELHLRYYIDALQYAGFPYAYQTIGSSMATRASAYMKQGGMNRRKAGEDFYFLHRIIPLGNFKNLSATCIYPSARRSDRVPFGTGKAIGDWLEGGEKPYMTYHPTVFTDLKLFLDQVEILYEQGTEEVVYEGFPAVVRSFVSKELFLKKLKEIKSQSTTGELFVKRFYQWFDGFKVLKYVHHARDTCYPNVTVDEATNWLFTTQGVKSDLWSLEDKLVALRQWDKQWSGPSI from the coding sequence ATGGGAGACCAAGCGATTGGCTCCTTAAGAATGTTGGAGAGTCGAAACATCTATTTGGAGCGCTATGCGTATGCCAAACAATACTTATCGATAGACTGGAGCGAACAGAGCCCTACGTTGATTGTTGTCCTGCCTTCGCACAACGAACCAGATCTGATTTCCTCTCTAGAGTCTATTGAGGCCTGTTTATTGCCCCAAGGAGCTGTGAGTATTGTCGTGGTGATCAATGCTTCACAAAATGCTTCGGATGCTCTCAAGGCTTTTCATGTCGAGACCTATCGGCATTGTCAGGAGTGGGCAGTAGGGAAGCGCTACGACTATCACTTTATTTTAGAGAATGAACTGCCCGCCAAGCATGCCGGAGTGGGTTTGGCGCGAAAGATAGGCATGGATGAGGCTGTGCGTGCTTTTGATCAGATTGGACGTGATGGGGTTATTTTGTGCTATGATGCGGACAGTAGTTGCGAGCCCAACCTGTTGCAGGCCGTAGAGCAACTCTTTGATTCGGATCCTACGATACCAGGGTGTTCGATTCATTATGAACACCCGATGTCCGGAGACCTTCCAGGAGGGCATTACACGGGTATTATAGGGTACGAATTGCACCTACGTTACTACATTGACGCTTTGCAGTATGCAGGGTTTCCCTATGCCTACCAGACCATAGGGTCGAGCATGGCTACTAGGGCTTCTGCCTATATGAAACAGGGAGGGATGAACCGTCGCAAGGCTGGGGAAGATTTTTATTTTTTGCATCGTATTATTCCTTTGGGGAATTTCAAGAACCTGTCAGCTACTTGTATTTACCCTTCGGCACGACGATCTGATCGAGTGCCATTTGGGACGGGCAAAGCCATAGGAGATTGGTTGGAAGGAGGGGAGAAACCGTACATGACCTATCATCCCACTGTGTTTACAGACCTCAAGCTGTTTTTAGACCAGGTGGAGATTTTGTATGAGCAAGGTACAGAAGAGGTGGTTTATGAGGGGTTTCCAGCGGTCGTGCGATCGTTTGTTTCCAAGGAGTTATTTTTGAAAAAGCTAAAAGAGATTAAATCCCAGTCTACTACTGGAGAATTATTTGTTAAGCGGTTTTATCAATGGTTTGATGGGTTCAAAGTATTGAAGTATGTCCACCATGCTCGGGATACCTGTTATCCAAATGTCACGGTAGATGAAGCCACCAATTGGTTGTTTACAACTCAGGGAGTAAAATCCGACTTGTGGAGCCTAGAGGATAAGCTGGTAGCATTGCGGCAGTGGGATAAACAATGGTCTGGACCGAGTATTTAA
- a CDS encoding acyl-[acyl-carrier-protein] thioesterase, giving the protein MKPVPFCPVDSDYHWTVQVSSKDCSNRRAIKLPILLDYMQEAAWYNATQLGFSTIDLMSHGVTWVMNRMVLNIHRLPGHNETIDIETWPASMNKFYTKRDFRLTEGEEVLVEASSNWLVMDVDARKLIPIPSFIVDADFVVDRDNLPEPSGKLLFDTERVQKVREIQVSWFDLDINDHVNNTKIYQWLLDALDDDYLDQHNIQSMDVLFKHEIKLGDRLRSESYWDEQQDMWCHALIHCETRVLHAVAVSGFD; this is encoded by the coding sequence ATGAAGCCAGTACCTTTTTGCCCGGTAGATTCTGATTATCATTGGACAGTGCAAGTGTCCTCCAAGGATTGTTCGAATAGACGTGCGATCAAGCTGCCCATTCTTCTTGACTATATGCAGGAAGCTGCGTGGTATAACGCTACGCAACTGGGGTTTTCTACGATTGATTTGATGAGTCATGGGGTGACCTGGGTGATGAATCGTATGGTTTTGAATATCCATCGTTTGCCAGGACACAACGAAACAATCGATATAGAGACTTGGCCAGCATCAATGAATAAGTTCTATACGAAAAGAGATTTTCGCCTTACGGAGGGTGAGGAAGTTCTGGTCGAAGCAAGTTCAAATTGGTTGGTGATGGATGTTGATGCGCGAAAGTTGATTCCCATACCGTCGTTTATTGTAGATGCTGATTTTGTAGTGGATCGAGACAATTTGCCAGAACCTTCAGGTAAATTGCTTTTTGATACAGAAAGAGTCCAAAAGGTACGCGAAATTCAGGTCAGTTGGTTTGATTTAGATATCAATGATCATGTCAACAATACCAAGATATATCAGTGGTTGTTGGATGCTTTAGATGATGATTATCTCGATCAACACAATATTCAAAGCATGGATGTGTTATTCAAACATGAGATTAAGTTGGGAGACCGCCTGAGGTCAGAGAGCTACTGGGATGAGCAGCAGGACATGTGGTGTCATGCTTTGATTCACTGTGAGACACGTGTCTTACATGCAGTAGCTGTGTCTGGTTTTGATTAG
- a CDS encoding tRNA-(ms[2]io[6]A)-hydroxylase has protein sequence MQLRLPLVHQSSPEWIQAVLENFDEFLQDHADCERKASSMAMSFVAKFPDRIEIIPALIDTAVEELEHFRSVYQIMEKRGIQLRHEIREDLYMKQLIQACRSGREERFLDRLLLASVVENRGAERFKIVYENLETGELKRFYQDLWASEAKHGEVFVHLALHYFKEDEVFDRLTEINEIEGKIMAKMPFTPALH, from the coding sequence ATGCAACTACGACTCCCTTTAGTCCACCAAAGCTCCCCCGAATGGATCCAAGCTGTACTTGAAAATTTCGACGAATTCTTGCAGGATCATGCTGATTGTGAGCGCAAAGCCTCCTCCATGGCAATGAGTTTTGTCGCCAAATTTCCCGACCGAATCGAGATCATCCCGGCACTCATTGATACAGCCGTTGAAGAGTTGGAGCATTTTCGATCCGTATACCAAATCATGGAAAAGCGAGGCATCCAACTGCGACATGAAATTCGCGAAGACCTCTACATGAAGCAACTCATTCAAGCCTGCCGCAGTGGACGAGAAGAACGTTTCCTAGACAGACTACTCCTCGCCTCAGTCGTCGAAAACCGAGGCGCTGAGCGCTTTAAAATCGTCTACGAAAACCTAGAAACAGGTGAGCTCAAGCGCTTCTACCAAGACCTCTGGGCTTCTGAAGCTAAACACGGCGAAGTGTTCGTGCACTTGGCGCTCCATTACTTCAAAGAGGATGAAGTATTTGATCGTCTAACAGAAATTAATGAAATTGAAGGAAAAATCATGGCAAAAATGCCTTTTACACCCGCATTGCATTGA
- a CDS encoding YqgE/AlgH family protein, whose amino-acid sequence MDYFHSKQNFSPAKGDLLISEPYLPDPNFERTVILLCAHDDNGSFGFVLNKPANMRFNDAIDEAGGFDEPLFLGGPVQQDTLHFIHRCDDPELGGQVLGDGLFWGGNYDRLIQLIQLGILDPRDFRFFVGYSGWSHGQLTEELEAKSWVVHKKATPSQVFDTQVDELWKEVLEQLGGKFKMFSKYPADPRMN is encoded by the coding sequence ATGGATTACTTTCACTCCAAACAAAACTTTAGCCCAGCCAAAGGGGACCTATTGATCTCTGAGCCCTATCTGCCTGACCCCAATTTTGAACGAACCGTCATACTCCTATGCGCACACGACGACAATGGTTCCTTCGGATTTGTACTCAACAAACCCGCCAACATGCGATTCAATGATGCAATCGATGAAGCAGGAGGATTCGACGAGCCTTTATTCTTGGGAGGGCCCGTCCAACAAGACACCTTGCACTTCATCCATCGATGCGACGATCCAGAACTAGGAGGACAAGTCCTAGGCGATGGTCTGTTTTGGGGCGGCAACTATGATCGCCTCATTCAGCTTATCCAATTGGGTATACTTGACCCGAGAGACTTCCGATTCTTTGTCGGGTACTCGGGTTGGAGCCATGGACAACTGACCGAAGAGCTGGAAGCCAAATCCTGGGTCGTACACAAAAAAGCCACGCCATCACAGGTATTTGATACCCAAGTAGATGAGCTCTGGAAAGAAGTCTTGGAGCAGCTAGGAGGCAAGTTCAAAATGTTCTCCAAATACCCAGCTGACCCACGGATGAACTAA
- a CDS encoding prephenate dehydratase, producing the protein MEVGIQGVLGSFHDQAATTYFEGKELDLKPFHDFRSLAKAIHARELDYGVMAIENTIAGSILPNYALMNEYDLEVTGEVYIRIEMNLIGHAGVKPESLNQVYSHPMALLQCADFLAEYPRIKLTEFDDTADSVRLIKDEKMLQAGAIASKKAAELFGMEILAENIETNKLNYTRFLIMKSRMNGQTSVPKKASLRIMTKHEPGRLSDVLVVFKEHKINMTKIQSMPVVGQPYRYAFNIDVAWEDYQNYQSALKAIAQSAELIKIHGEYEKGVMP; encoded by the coding sequence ATGGAAGTTGGAATTCAGGGTGTTTTAGGGTCGTTTCATGATCAAGCTGCCACGACTTACTTTGAGGGTAAGGAATTGGACTTGAAGCCTTTTCATGATTTTCGGTCATTGGCCAAAGCCATCCATGCCAGAGAGTTGGATTATGGTGTGATGGCTATCGAAAACACGATTGCGGGTAGCATATTACCCAATTATGCGCTGATGAATGAGTATGACTTGGAGGTTACCGGCGAGGTTTATATTAGGATAGAGATGAATTTGATAGGGCACGCTGGAGTGAAACCAGAGTCGCTCAATCAAGTATACTCACACCCAATGGCCCTTCTTCAATGTGCAGATTTTTTGGCAGAGTATCCGCGGATCAAATTGACAGAGTTTGATGATACCGCAGATAGTGTACGACTGATCAAAGATGAAAAAATGCTGCAGGCGGGAGCAATTGCGAGCAAAAAAGCCGCTGAGCTGTTTGGTATGGAGATATTGGCTGAAAACATCGAAACCAATAAATTGAATTATACGCGGTTTTTGATCATGAAGAGTCGTATGAACGGTCAGACATCTGTGCCCAAGAAGGCCTCTTTGCGAATTATGACCAAGCACGAGCCAGGACGTCTCTCGGATGTGTTGGTAGTGTTCAAGGAGCATAAGATCAATATGACCAAAATACAGTCTATGCCCGTAGTGGGACAGCCGTATCGTTATGCGTTCAATATCGACGTGGCTTGGGAGGACTATCAAAACTATCAATCGGCTCTCAAGGCCATTGCCCAAAGTGCTGAATTGATAAAAATACATGGTGAATATGAAAAAGGCGTAATGCCCTGA
- a CDS encoding tol-pal system YbgF family protein translates to MNRLRILLLLIVMGWSSGAYSQGIVQRDGLTNMDKGAQAMYDGNYILADQLFREALGQLSKLPSEMAYYFGRNSYHLDKYKQAINWLTKYVELKGTSGQYYDQAVLYLNMSNAAYKKVKEQEIQETHHQLMVSDYYDCPGEYVMCPICHGGGVLIQKGKFGAVYQTCPYSGLSGKLTCEQYNQYLQGELGMEMMDE, encoded by the coding sequence GTGAATAGATTACGCATATTACTTCTTCTCATCGTGATGGGATGGTCATCAGGGGCCTATAGTCAAGGAATCGTACAACGAGACGGTCTCACCAATATGGACAAAGGAGCACAGGCCATGTACGATGGCAACTATATCCTCGCTGATCAATTGTTTAGAGAAGCGCTCGGTCAACTCAGCAAGCTCCCTAGCGAAATGGCCTACTACTTTGGCCGCAACTCTTATCATCTCGACAAATACAAACAGGCCATCAACTGGCTGACTAAGTATGTCGAACTCAAAGGAACCTCTGGGCAATATTACGATCAAGCCGTACTCTACCTCAACATGTCCAATGCTGCGTACAAAAAAGTAAAAGAACAAGAAATACAAGAGACACACCATCAGCTCATGGTCAGTGACTACTACGACTGTCCGGGAGAGTATGTCATGTGTCCGATCTGTCACGGTGGGGGTGTCTTGATCCAAAAAGGAAAGTTTGGTGCTGTATACCAAACCTGCCCCTACTCTGGCCTCTCTGGCAAACTCACTTGCGAACAATACAATCAATACCTTCAAGGCGAGCTAGGCATGGAAATGATGGATGAGTGA
- the pdxH gene encoding pyridoxamine 5'-phosphate oxidase → MGEGNIQDIRKDYGIEELSKASVLDNPIDQFELWFKDAMKSEGCEVNACVLSTLDENQCPEGRVVLLKFYAEDGFTFYTNYQSKKAVQLARHPMASMTFYWRSRERQVRVKGRIEKVPAEISDVYFKERPEGSQIGAWASPQSQEIPDRAFLQERVAETKQRFAHEELTRPEFWGGYILQPIEVEFWQGRPSRLHDRIVYTREGEVWETKRLAP, encoded by the coding sequence ATGGGTGAAGGAAACATTCAAGATATAAGAAAAGATTACGGGATCGAAGAACTGTCTAAGGCCAGTGTATTGGACAATCCCATCGACCAGTTCGAGCTATGGTTCAAAGACGCGATGAAGTCCGAAGGGTGTGAGGTCAATGCCTGTGTACTATCCACGCTGGACGAAAACCAATGTCCAGAGGGGAGGGTCGTCTTGCTCAAATTTTATGCAGAAGACGGGTTTACGTTTTATACTAACTATCAAAGCAAGAAGGCTGTCCAACTAGCGAGGCATCCGATGGCGTCTATGACGTTTTATTGGCGGAGCAGAGAGCGTCAGGTTCGTGTGAAGGGACGTATAGAGAAGGTGCCTGCAGAGATATCGGATGTGTATTTCAAAGAGAGACCCGAAGGTAGTCAGATTGGAGCATGGGCATCTCCTCAGAGTCAGGAGATTCCTGATCGTGCTTTTTTGCAAGAGCGCGTTGCAGAGACTAAGCAGAGGTTTGCACATGAGGAACTGACAAGACCAGAATTTTGGGGAGGGTATATATTGCAGCCCATAGAGGTGGAGTTTTGGCAGGGTAGGCCAAGTCGACTGCACGACCGCATCGTCTATACGAGAGAGGGAGAAGTATGGGAGACCAAGCGATTGGCTCCTTAA